tagataatttgtttcgtagattattCGGGCCAagaacaataacttcagttttggtcgtgtttaactaAGGTAGGCTACTAGCTAATTGATAAGTTAGCTCAAGGTTTAGCTAAGGCAATTCATCATGGGCATACAGGCTAATGTACTTTACTTAAGGGTAGACACTAAAGGTGAATACAGTAAAATGTGTATCTAATAACGTCATCACAATTACCATattgatatgcaaattaggcgtTAGCTAGTACACTATAAAGTACCGTCTaatttcttatcttatcttaattaaaATGGGCTAATTTGCATGCAGTTACCAAGGCATTGTAGGTTAAAAGGATAcaactaaaaacaaacaaaaaaacatatcaCATCACAACTTCCCCAGATAGTTACTTACGTCAAGCCAGTATTTCCCCCTGAAATGCTTAAATGCAGATTAGCTTTAAATCGATAGATAAATTCAGACATGGTAATAAAACGAACACcatttatatgtattttttggaaGTTTTCTTTCcattagatcaggggtggggaacctttttcctctagagggccatttcaattttttcaacatcctccgagggccgtacaaatgattgacctctgcttaaaaactaaaatcacagcccattcatttggcttttctttcatgctgtgcaaagaaaaagcaacctctgaatccagatatctcaccatgactcacgagACTCTTTTCTTTTCTGACTTTATGGGTATTTGActttatattaaatacataacaaTAAGAGTGCAGACCATCTAATACACTTCACTATGAATCCAGAACAATACAACTGCAGGAGTTTGGATACAGCGAGATGTTTGCATGCATTTGGAGCCGATTTGGGCAGAATCCAGCAGAGTGGATCGTGCTGTTCATCCTATGTAATCTATATGTAAAGACAACAGTCTAAATATTTAAGATAAAGCTGTGAAACAATCTCAATAATTGGCAGCAAAATGTAAGGTTTTTTTAATGCATAAAAGTATATATGTTGAGATTGGAAGTTCTAATATCTTAAGAGAAGAgcttgaaaataaaaaaactaaaaaaaaacTCTTTTGGCTCTTCCTGTCTGGATCTTTCTTGGCTTTGCTATCTTCTAGCTCTATTCAGGTTTTTGGAGTTTTTTTCTGGCTCTATCCCTGATCATTTTCAGAGCCTGAAGGCTCTCTGCGGACTATCTTCTGGTTCTCCTCTGGATCCATCCACTATCTCTTGTCTCTGTCCAGTGAATTACACTTGTGTTACTGGAGCAGGTAAAGCATACAACAGATACTTTCAGCATCATCGGAGCACGCAGTGGAAGCttggatgaaacacagcagacTTCTAAACAATGAACACCCGCAACTTGGGAGAAATAAAGTTGGGTTTTATGCGTTCTAATATTGCAATGCAAACCCATGATGTAATGACAGTAATTCAGAATAATTGAGTCATTGAATGCTCATTTCAGTAGatttaatcaaacaaaacacaaacatattgGACATGATCAatacagatttatgcttaattccctccaaaagtcatctgaatgatagtttgtcattttgaggcacTTGCttgcttatctttcttacagtgcagacgcttttctgcttgctcctgcctctgcttactttttatgctgattttcctattcttattctctgaaaacttcgagcagcggctcctggacattaacctatcactgggacagttcatcttcgtaaatagacggaggttttcagccatatttcaacatttttacggcgaccccagtcttacagtagcgtggcctagcaacagctaaagcctggtaggctactgcatgctatttagcttaagctagttggtataaaaatgcctccgttctctacagatgacttccacaaacttctacagaagatggccgtgctggaaatgaaaatgcaacggctggaagttaacgtgaaagtgaatggactatgttgtgggaatgacaccactttaccagtgttgcaaaataatggaaaagggtatgctaactcacagctagttagcagctacaaggattccaaggaacaggagggctgtgtaccgggtcataaatctacaagtggtggtcctccctggaactctctgggtgcaaagcctaagagtaaatcattttcatgggatttgggaggaaggATAACGGGCAGAGCCCAACACTCTGAaatatgtgatgcgaccggctggcctgcattgttatcacccaggaggaGCGCCCCTTCAACCCCTATTAATACTAGgaaacagcagtggacagctgctaaagggagaattacaaaaaatcctcctaaaccaccaagtgtgccaatccagaacagatacgctccgctgaccgagagccggagatctctttctgatgacctggataacccgtcctcttcacacagcagggtaaggaccaatagctactccaaaagtaaaaggctagagggaaagctaacgactgggcctgaaactctgattgtgggtgactctgctgtaagagatgtaaaaggtctgtgtagtaagaacaacaccaacgtactctgttttcccaaggatacagtctctgacttggctgagaagatcctgcatattggggctgaacatccgactgtgaagaatgtggttctgcacattggaacaaatgatgttgtgaaacaagagtcagaagtgctgaaagaagactttaaatgtctgttggaaactgccagctctctaaatgcagaggtgttcatcagtgggcctcgaccgccagtcagaagaggagtggagagattcagcagattgtttgcactgaacacctggctttcaactgcctgtactgaccattctgtgcattttattgacaattttaactttttctaggaccacagacatcttttcaaggcaaatggagtttgcctgaacaagtcaggggtgaaattgtttatctctaacatattcaactgcctgcgtcatcaatctgttccctctgccaaggacaagcggcaagaggaatcaaaacaggagatagacacaacacatcgcgcagaaaaccctgaagaagtatcactgcacccgcctgaggaatgttctgattatgggagacctatgaaacacacggaggagtccacaccgcccgtcacccccccccccccctgtcaacgcctttgaggatactccgttcaccctttcgccctcgcccaccctcctggagatcgtggaacacaagaaggagatacagagggctggcaccgattccttcctggatttcaaagaccagactaaggcgatacgcagggctggcagcatgtcctttacccccgctcctcaacgacgcccaccaaaatcaccaagcagagacgcgcaccatctcccccggcttcatcaccatgcctaccacaatcatccaaaccaaaacaatctgcaaactgatatctgctgggtccaggctcaagggcgtatggcactctcaactctttccaggacatgcccgggccctgcctgccagtagctttgccgatatctgtgttgataggtaatagattaagagcggtgaatgatcttagatacaggaagcactcaaacgtttgtgtgagtttatctaatttagcagtgattccatgtcagccacagcttgttacaaaaaacatgactgatagtgtgtttaacgaacttaaactagctttattaaatgtcaggtctttggcaggaaaaacatttgtaatcaatgattttatcactgagcacaatcttgattttatgtttttaacagaaacttggattgaacaaaataacagtgcagctgttcttatcgaatcaacccctcccaactttagttttatgagtcaggaaagaatgcataagaaagggggtggagttgctattctgttcaatgattcccttcaatgcaggaagacatcgtatggacactttgcttcttttgaatatgtggcccttcagctgaaatgctcctctcgagctctgttcctaaatatctataggccacccaaatactgtgcaagcttttttgatgattttactgaactgctgtctatagtgtgtattgactttgaccgtctagtcattgttggtgattttaacatccatgttgacaaccccaggacagaggggctaaagaactgttttgtgttcttgatagctatggactgactcagcatgtgacggagcccacgcacaataaggggcacactctggacttaattatctcaaagggtctgaatatctctaaggttgtggtgactgatgttgcactgtctgaccattcctgtgttttctttgagagctctatttctgttcacacaagtgttcaaaaagaggtaaccacaaagcgatgtttaactgaaaatactagggaaatgtttactcagaatttttcttccacacttgcccctgctaacacctcagtaatgagctagtagatcattttaattcaaaaattaaaaatgttatagatgccattgctccaattaaggtaaaggaagtgactgggaagaaaatatctccatggagaaaggccatgaccgttaaaacagaaaaaagagaatgtcgaaaagctgaacgcaggtggcgaaaaacaaatctccaggttcactttgaaatttataaagagagacttggcctttataatttggaattgaaaaacgcacgacaatcattcttctctgacatcattaccaaaaacaaaaacaacgcacgtgccttgtttgctaccgtcgacagactaactaaccccccagtgtcagtagcatCTGAATTTCTAtgcaccagggcgtgcaatgattttgcctccttttccactgacaaaattcagaaaatcagacaagcagtcagtgcctctgcatcaggaacagcaaatgtgttgtctctgtgtccacttaacatcaattcagacatcatgacacaattccatcagattaatgataaaaacctggaggacattatacaacttctgaaatcctcctcctgctgccttgatattattccaacaggatttttcaaagatgttttgccttgcatggcctcagaactaattcatatagtaaacaaatctcttcactcaggtatttttccacaggccctgaaaacggcagtcattaaaccgctcttaaaaaagaataatctagatgcttcagtaatgaacaattacaggcccatatcaaacctgccatttctaggtaagatcattgaaaaagttgtttttcaacagttgagtaatttcttgcatttaaatggttgtttcgatgtgttccagtcaggctttcgtccaaaccacagcactgagactgctcttgtaaaggtctttaacgacatccacttaaacacagacagtggcagaacttcagtgttagtattattagatctcagtgctgcgtttgactgttgaccacagcatattactggaccgactggaaaactgggtgggactttcggaaacagttctaaattggtttaaatcctacttaaaggacagaaacaactttgtttctaaaggtaaatacacatctgagttgacaaatatgacatgtggggttcctcaaggctccatcttggggcctcttctctttaacatctacatgctaccactggctcagataatgaagaacaacaaataagttaccatagctatgcagatgacacacacatttacgtaacaatttcaccaggagactatgctccaattcaaacactgagtaagtgcattgaacaaatcaatgactggatgtgtcagaactttctccaattaaacaaagataaaactgaggtaatggtttttggagccaaggcagaacgtttaaaagttagcgctgagcttcagtctgcaatgttcaaaccaacagataaagccagaaatctaggtgtagtcatggactctgacctgagtttcaacagtcacattaaaacagttactaaatcaggctactatcacctaaagaacatatctaggattaaaagactaatgtcacagcaggatttggaaaaacgtgtccatgcctttatcttcagtagactcgactactgcaatggtgtcttcacaggtctcactaaaaaatctattagaaagctgcagctgattcagaacgccgctgctcgagtcctcactaacactaagaaagtggatcacatcactcctgttctgaagtctttacactggcttcctgtgtgtcaaagaatagatttcaaaatactgctgctggtttataaagcactgaatggtttaggcccaaaatacattactgacctcctgctaaactatgaaccatccagatctctcaggtcttcagggactggtcagctttctgtccccagagtcagaactaaacatggtaaagcagcgttcagttattatgctccaaatatctggaacaaactcccagaaacctgcaggtccgctgcaactctgactactttcagatccaggctgaagacttttctttttgtcgctgcttttaattgaactattcatatcttaaactgcactgtagcttttatccatgtattttttcttgtaatgtttaattgaactatttatatcttaaactgcactgtaacttttattcatgtatttttttcttaatgtttatttgattagcttttcttttttaatgcttaatgtctttcatttcttttcttttgtaaagtactttgaattgccttgcgttgaaaagtgctctataaataaacttgccttgcaatgccttgtacgatgtgagggtctaaggacagagggtgtcgtattgtcatactgatattttgtacaaactgtgaagtccactgagacaaatgtaacatttgtgatattgggctatataaataaacattgattgattgaggacacgggaacttggtcctgaggagatgtaacgattattaaacaagaaataGTCGAGTCAAGGGGTCGAAGAAATTAACATTTGTGATTATTAGCGAATCGGTTGCAGGTGGGTGAAAACAGGCTTAGggagtaacgtattacatgtaaCGGCATTAGGAGACAAAATAGACAAATGTATTCCCTTACCAACACACTTGGTCTTTTTAAACAATTACgccatttaaatcttttgtcacaaacttTGCAGATCTATtgttcctctcctgtgtggattctcatgtgtgactttaaacttacactatgtgaaaaagctttcttacagactgtacaggtgaatggtttctctcctgtgtggattctcatgtgtgactttaaacttccactctgtgaaaaagctttcttacagactgtacaggtgaatggtttatctcctgtgtggattctcatgtgttcctttaaacttccactatgtgaaaaagctttcttacagactgtacaggtgaatggtttatctcctgtgtggattctcatgtgtatctttaaatgtccactctgtgaaaaatatttcttacagactgagcaggtgaattgtttctctcctgtgtggattctcgtgtgtttctttaaatctccactctgtgaaaaagctttcttacagactgagcagctgtgtagcatctctcctgtgtggattcttatGTGTTTCTTTACATTTCCACTacatgaaaaagctttcttacagactgagcaggtgaatggtttctctccagtgtggactctcatgtgtgtctttaaatctccactctgtgaaaaagctttcttacagactgagcagctgaatggtttatctcctgtgtggattctcatgtgtctctttccattttcactctgtgaaaaagctttcttacagactgagcagctgaatggtttctctccagtgtggactctcatgtgtgtcttgaaatctccactctgtgaaaaagctttcttacagactgagcagctgaatggtttatctcctgtgtggactctcatgtgtctcTTTCCATGTTCACTCTGTGAacaagctttcttacagactgagcagctgaatggctTCTTTTTAGCACTACGTTGTGGATCACTGAGAGATTCATGTCTATTTTTCATTGAGTTTGAGCCTGAGGTAGGTTCTCTGGTCTCTTTCCAATAatcactgtcttcagtgtcaggttcagaagagtctctagtgtcaggttcagaagagtctccagagtGGTCCTCAGTCTCaggttgtaaactgctctctggatctgagttcctggctggttctggtcctcgacagtcatctccatcagcttctgtttccatgtgttcagtttgtctttgatgaggctgagaggactgaggtttctcttcatcatcttcactcttcacagggtcaggagtgaaagtggacttggtgatatcagcctcctccagctcctgaagttgctctccctcctgttcctgcttaatgtgtggggggggctctgggtcctcctggtccagactggtgctccactcctgctggtcagggagaagctcttctttaaccaccaccagctgctggacttctgcaggaaacacagtcagaacaaactgttaagtgttagcatttaaaaaatctcatcaccattacaatgggagacattttgcagccctaattaatgcctttgtttttatattttcacattATCTTTCTTAGTCCCACCTATTGTGTATTTTTGTTGGCTCAAGTCACCTCATGTAGCCCAGCCCCTTTCCACTTCCAGTTAAAAATGTAAAAGGTTTATTCTTCTGGCGTAGCACTAGCTGCAATGTAAACAAGGAATTGTATTTGGGATCGTTCACAGATACACTACGACTACAGTATAGAATGAAAATACTGTTAAAttaaaatcctgcattcaaacctaatttaagtaaaagtatgcaagtattaacagaacatttgacctgctaaatgttcaaatatgtgtgttttttatatacagtacccgtcaaaagtttggacaccttctcattcaatgtttattttaatttttttctacTTTGTAGATTAACACTGAAGACATGAAaactatgaaagaacacatatggaattatctacttaacaaaaaaatcaagaaaattatttttatttagattcttcaaagtagccccttttgccttgatgacagctttgcaccctcttggcttctctcagtcagcttcATGAGGTCGTCACCTGGAATGGTTTTCTATTAACACGTGTGCCTTGTTAAGAGTCAATGTGTGGAATTACTATTTGACTGCTGTTGTAATCCATATTATAGCAAGAACCACTCAACTCAGTAAAGAGAAGCGACCGTCCATCATCACTTTAAGAAATGAAGGCCAGTCAATCCGGAAAATGTCAAGAACTTTGAATGTATCCTCAAGTGCAGTCGCAAAAACCATGGAACGCTATGATGAGACTGGCTCTCATGAGGACCCCCCCGGGAAAGGAAGAGCAAGAGTTACCTCTGCTCAGAGGATAAACACATCAGAGTTACCAGCCTCAGAAACCGCAAATTAAAGCACCTCAGATCAGAGCCCACATAAATGATCACAGAGCTCAAGTAGCAGACAATCTCAACATCCACTGTTCAGAGGAGACTGCGTGAATCAGGCCTTCAAGGTCCAATTGCTGCAAATATCCACTACTGAGGATGAACAACAAGAAGAAGAGAATTGTTTGGGCCAAGAAACACAAGGATTGGACATTAGACAGTGGAAATCTGTACTTTGGTCTGATGGGTCCAAATGAGAGATTTTTGGTTCCAACCTCTGTGTCTCAGTGAGATGCAGAGAAGGTGAGCGGATGGTTTCTGAATGAGTGGTACCCACCGTGAAGCATGGAGGAGGGGGTGAGATGGTGGGGGGGGGCTTTACTGGTGTCACTGTTGGTGATTTATTCAGAGTTCAAGGCACCCTTAACCAGCATGGCTACCACAGCATTCTGCAGTAGCCAgcaaaatataaatcatattctggatttgttaacactttttttgttaactagataattccagttaaaggtggggtaggtaagtttgagaaaccggctcgagatacactttgttatattccatggaatgctcttaacatcccgatagcaatgaatattttaaagtgctttgacaaaaatccCATAAACAAatttcatcagtggaagccgtagtactgtaaaaagcacgaccaatcatctgagccggctaaagtaacctacctgcctgtcagccttccacctgggcacaaacttagctcgtgccctcattggtcatgtgcgcgttcgtgtgtgttagaggaggggctctgtaaggaagtggcagatttttccggttgtgtattttcaaattctagcgcactcgagctggtttctccaaaattacctagcccacctttaatgtgttcttttatagttttgatgtcttcagtataaATCTAGAAAGTAGaaccaatttaaataaaaaaaaaaacttgcttgagcttccacaaacaacaaccaacataattattacattcaaatgaagtacattattcaagtttacaggAACTGTGGATAATAACATGgagagtctctctctctctcagctcactgatccagtattgagtgacccgacagtgaagaataaacatatttataactagtttagcttgttccagaggtagataaaatagctaagtgtgttaggtctaactcttagtgtgtgtgtttcgctccgctcaccggaccgtcacagcgggtggagctgcaggatttcaagtgctactca
This genomic window from Pseudochaenichthys georgianus chromosome 16, fPseGeo1.2, whole genome shotgun sequence contains:
- the LOC117460754 gene encoding gastrula zinc finger protein XlCGF57.1-like — protein: MYKTEREQLRDRVIEAGREWSLMGTLGTEEAATTAANEEIFALFEQTIAELEEELFLSKEENKRLQKLLDAVLQPQLRIHRAEVQQLVVVKEELLPDQQEWSTSLDQEDPEPPPHIKQEQEGEQLQELEEADITKSTFTPDPVKSEDDEEKPQSSQPHQRQTEHMETEADGDDCRGPEPARNSDPESSLQPETEDHSGDSSEPDTRDSSEPDTEDSDYWKETREPTSGSNSMKNRHESLSDPQRSAKKKPFSCSVCKKACSQSEHGKRHMRVHTGDKPFSCSVCKKAFSQSGDFKTHMRVHTGEKPFSCSVCKKAFSQSENGKRHMRIHTGDKPFSCSVCKKAFSQSGDLKTHMRVHTGEKPFTCSVCKKAFSCSGNVKKHIRIHTGEMLHSCSVCKKAFSQSGDLKKHTRIHTGEKQFTCSVCKKYFSQSGHLKIHMRIHTGDKPFTCTVCKKAFSHSGSLKEHMRIHTGDKPFTCTVCKKAFSQSGSLKSHMRIHTGEKPFTCTVCKKAFSHSVSLKSHMRIHTGEEQ